The window CGTTCCCGAAAGATGTACCGGTGACGTTTAAGCTAACTTCAGACAACATCATGAACGCGTTCTTTATCCCGCGTCTTGGCTCGCAGATCTACGCGATGCCGGGAATGGTGACCAAGCTGAATTTGATCGCGAACCACGAAGGTGACTTCAAAGGTTTTGCATCGAACTACAGTGGTAAAGGGTTCTCTCAAATGAAATTCACCGCATCAGCCATGCCTGATCAAGTGGCGTTTCTAAACTGGGTGGAAAAAGTGAAAGCTAGCCCAGACCGTATTGAAGATTGGGAGCAATTCCGTTCTTTGGCTGCACCGAGTGTGGCTGAACCTGTGACTCTGTTCTCCAGTATCCCACCATTTTTATTCACTGATGTCGTGACCCAGCACCCTGGTTCAATGAACTGTTTGCCGGAAACCCAAGGATAATCGTCATGTTTGGAAGATTAACTCTAGACTCAATTCCCTACCACGAACCCATTATTTTGTTCACGTTAACCATGATCGCTTTAGTGGGTGGTTTAGTGGTGTATGCGGTAACAAAAGCCGGTAAGTGGCAATACCTTTGGAATGAATGGTTTACTTCTGTAGACCACAAAAAACTGGGCTTCATGTACATTGCGGTCGCGATGGTGATGTTAGTTCGTGGCTTTGCCGATGCCGTCATGATGCGTAGTCAGCAATTGCTTTCTGCAGCGGGTGAGACAGGCTATTTACCGCCACATCACTATGACCAGATCTTCACGGCTCACGGCGTGATCATGATTTTCTTCGTCGCGATGCCTTTGGTTATCGGCCTGATGAACATCATTGTACCGCTACAAATTGGTGCTCGTGATGTTGCGTTCCCTTATCTGAATAACTTGAGCTTCTGGCTGTTTGTGGTTGGTATAATCCTAACCAACATGTCGCTGGGCTTAGGTGAGTTTGGTCGTACGGGTTGGTTGGCGTATCCGCCGCTTTCCGGTATTGAGGCAAGTCCGGGAGTCGGGGTCGATTATTGGATATGGGCGCTGCAAATATCCGGTGTGGGTACCACGTTAACGGGTGTGAACTTCTTCGCGACTATTTTGCGCATGCGTACTCCGTCTATGCCAATGATGAAGATGCCAGTATTCACGTGGGCATCTCTGTGTGCCAACATCCTGATCATCATCTCTTTCCCAATCCTAACGGTCACCATCGCGTTGCTGACTTTGGATAGATACATCGGTACGCACTTCTTCACCAATGACCTTGGTGGCAACGTGATGATGTATGTGAACCTGATTTGGGCATGGGGGCACCCTGAGGTGTACATCCTAATCTTGCCTATCTTCGGTGTGTTCTCTGAAGTGACTGCAACCTTCTCTCGCAAAAAACTGTTTGGTTATACCTCGCTGGTATGGGCGACGGTGGCTATTACGATTTTAGCGTTTGTGGTTTGGCTGCATCACTTCTTCACCATGGGTTCTGGCGCCAATGTGAATGCCTTCTTCGGCATCGCTACCATGATTATCTCTATCCCAACCGGGGTTAAGATCTTCAACTGGCTATTCACCATGTACAAAGGTCGTATCCGCTTTACCACACCAATGATGTGGACGGTCGGTTTCCTAATCACCTTTACTGTAGGTGGTATGACGGGCGTATTGATGGCGGTTCCGGGTGCGGATTTCATTCTGCATAACTCGGTATTCCTGATTGCTCACTTCCACAACGTGATCATCGGTGGTGTTGTCTTCGGTTGTTTTGCTGCGATTGGTTACTGGTTCCCGAAAGCGACTGGTTTCACTCTGAACGAGCTTTGGGGCAAACGCGCATTCTACTGCTGGATCATCGGTTTCTTGATGGCGTTCTTGCCGCTTTACGCTCTGGGCTTTATGGGCATGACGCGTCGTTTGAGCCAAGACATCAACCCTGAATTCTTCCCTCTACTGGCGGTTGCGGCTGCAGGTACAGGCGTAATTGCGATGGGTGTAGTGTGTCAGTTCGTTCAGATTTACGTGAGTGTTCGTGACCGCGACCAAAACCGAGATTTAACCGGTGACCCATGGGGTGGACGTACATTCGAATGGGCAACGTCTTCACCACCGCCGTTCTACAACTTTGCAAAACTGCCTAAGGGCGATGAGATCGATTCGTTCTGGTATCAAAAGCAAAGTGGTGAGTTTGACCCAACTCAGGAAGAAGCATACGAACGTATTCACATGCCGAAGAACACACCGACAGGCATTTATGTGTCTGCATGGGCGTTGGCATTTGGCTTCGCAATGATCTGGTACATCTGGTGGCTAGCGGCTGCAAGCTTAGTAGGCATCGTGGTGACGTGTATTCAACACAGCTACAACGATGATGTGGACTACTACGTGGAAGTTGAAGAGATCAAAGCGATTGAAGCGGCTCGACGTGCACAGCTTGAAGAAGCGAAGAAACAGTCAGCGAAAGGCGACCATTCTGGTCGTGGTAACAGTGCTGACAGTGATAACAACGACAATAAAGATGATTTGGAGACGACGTATGCAAGCTAATACTCCGTCACACACTTATGATCTTGCACACTCGCATGATCATCACCACGAAGCTGCGGGCAATAAGTTGTTTGGCTTCTGGGTTTACTTGATGAGTGACTGTGTCCTGTTTGCCACGCTTTTCGCGACTTATGCCGTGCTTGAGAGTGGATCTATCGCAGGTCCGACAGGCAAAGATATCTTTGAACTGCCGTTCGTGTTTGTCGAAACCATGATGCTGTTGTTCAGTAGTATCACCTTTGGCTTTGGCATGATTGCAATGAAGCGCAAAGACGTTACCGGACTGAAGCGATGGATAAAAATCACTTTCGTATTGGGTTTAGCCTTTATCTGTATGGAAGTGTATGAGTTCCATCACTTGATTGCAGAAGGCTATGGCCCTCAAGAAAGCGCATTCCTTTCTGCGTTCTTTACCTTGGTTGGCACACACGGTTTGCACGTAACGTTCGGTCTGATTTGGATGGCGGTGGCGTATCACCAGCTTTCAACCAAAGGCTTGAACGACAATATGTCGATGCGTTTTCAGTGTTTAAGTCTGTTCTGGCATTTCCTTGATATCGTTTGGATTTGCGTATTTACCATCGTGTACTTAATGGGGGTGATGTAATGGAACAGCATCTAGACAGCGGTGCAACGGATTATGTGAAAGGCTTTATTGCGTCACTAATTCTGACCATTATTCCGTTCTACATTGTGTGGTCACATGCGCTACCAAGCACGGAAACTTACGTGATCTTGTTCGGTTGTGCGCTGGTGCAAATCTTTGTGCACTTTAAGTACTTCTTGCATATGGAAGCGAAATCTTCCGATGGGCGTTGGAACTTGGTGTCATTGATGTTTACTGCCATTGTTGTATTGATTCTTATCGCTGGCTCGGTATGGATCATCTACAACATGAACGTCAACATGAAGTTGTAGGCCAAGGTATGCTGAAAAAATATTTGTCTATTACCAAACCGGGCATCATTTTCGGCAACCTGATTTCTGTTGCGGCGGGGTTCTTCCTCGCCGCAAAAACAGAACCAGCCAGTGCGATGTTGTTACTGACGACTTTAGCGGGTGTAGGGCTTGTGATTGCATCAGGTTGCGTGGTGAACAACATCTTTGATCGAGATATCGACCAGAAAATGAAACGTACCCAGAACCGTGAATTGGTTCAGGGCAATATCAACACAGACGTCGCATTTACCTATGCGTTAGTTATGTTGTTGGCAGGCACAGCGTTGCTGTTTCAATTTGTTAATCCGATGTCTGCGGTTGTGGTGTTGCTTGGCTATGTGTTTTACGTCTTTTTCTACACCATGTGGTACAAGCGTAATTCGGTTTACGGCACCTTAGTTGGCAGTATCTCTGGCGCAGTTCCGCCATTGGTTGGCTACCTTGGTGTGACGAATTACTTGAGCTTAGAAGCGGTTTTGCTGTTCATCATGTTCTGCTTATGGCAAATGCCACACTCGTATGCGATTGCGATGTTCCGCATTCAAGATTATCGCGATGCAGGCATTCCTGTTTTACCGGTGAAAGAGGGCGTTGATAAAGCGCACAAACACATGAAGGCTTATGTGGTGGCGTTTGGCGCGGTTGCTCTGGGGTTATTTTTACTCGGAGAAGCGGGTTATGAATACCTTGCCGTGTCGGCAGCCGTTTGCTTTATGTGGACCAAAGTGACGTTCCGTAAGGTTGATTGTCTTAACTACATCCAGTGGTCAAAGACCGTATTCAAGGTCTCTCTGCTGGTGGTGATGAGCATCAGCGGCGTACTTGGACTGGAACTGATTACGTTGCCTACGCTTTTTTGATTTAGTTTTGTCGTTGAACCCTCAATGTTTTTAAATCCGAGGGTTCAACGACCTTTTATCTGATTGTCTGTTTATCTTGTCATCTACACTGTCGTTCATCTGAGAACTACAGCCCCTCGAAAATATCACTAAACCAATCTTCAAGTTGCTCTCGTTTGTCTTGAGGGCCATTGATTACCACTAAGCCATTCAGTGTCGCTTGATCCCAAGAGATCGTTCCGTTCGCCAATGCATCGAACACATCGAGCTCTGTAATAAGTAATAAATCGTTCTCTGTCGGCAAAGTGTCTCTTCCTGAAACGTTCACGCCTTTTTCAATGCTGATTTGGCTGTAGTGGCCTTTAATTGCTTCAAATAAGTTGAATTCGATCTTACTCGGATGCGCCTTTGCGAGGGCTGATTTTATCGCAAACAGCTTGAAATGATCCGGTTTGTCTAGGTTTCCGAACTCGTCATCTTGTCGAGCATTAATGATGTTACCAAACACTTCGAGTGAGCCCGGTTCGGTCACCAAACTAAACCCGGTTTCTTGGTGTAAGCCGCAAGCGAATACCAGAGAAGAACTGAGTGAAATCAATAGAACAAAACGTTTTAGCATGTGTGAACCTTAAACGAAGTAGGGCAGTTTTCTTACTTCAACAATAGACCTAGATCGTTGAGTGAAGGCTGCGAACTGTACCAATAAATAAACGATAAAGGGACCACTATGGGTCCCTTAGTTATCGGCTCGCCATCCTTAGCAGGCCTTTAATTGGTGTATATCCAATTAACGAACGATAAGCATCAGTTCTTCAGGAGAAAGAGGCTTGTCGAAGTAGCTCATGAAGAGACCGAAGCCCTTGATATCGCCATTCGAGAACTTGAATTCACCAGACTGCATGTTCTTACCAATCACTTGCTGAGCATTAGGGCCAGCCATCAGGATTTGGTTCAGCACTTGACGAGAAGTGTTGATTTGAACATCTGCGCCTTCTACGGCTGTTTCATGAAGCTGTGCAATACCGTTACGAACTTCGATAGTGAATGACTCATTCGTATCAGAGAAGTTGTACGTTAGCGCCATGTTTACATCTAACGTGCTCTCTGCAATTAGAGTCGACGTCATCATGTCGAAGATCTGCTTACTTGGTAGGGCTGTTAGAACGTCTACAGAAGCAAAGCTGATCATGTTAGAGAAATCGCGAGTACCTTCTAGCTCAGCAGCGGCATTTAATGCCCAGTTACGCCAGTTGATGTTCACTTGGTCTGCAGACCATGCTTTGTAAGCTTGTGCTTTCAGTGCGCGAGCTTCCATGTCGTCTTTGTTTACCGTGATTGGGTAAGAAAGAATCTCTGCGGCGAATGTGTAGTTTTCTGCTTTGATCGCGGCTTTCGCTGTGTCGATGATGTTGTCACGACCGCCCATGATTTCTACGAACGCTTTAGCACGTTGCTCGTAAGCCATTGGC of the Vibrio lentus genome contains:
- the cyoB gene encoding cytochrome o ubiquinol oxidase subunit I encodes the protein MFGRLTLDSIPYHEPIILFTLTMIALVGGLVVYAVTKAGKWQYLWNEWFTSVDHKKLGFMYIAVAMVMLVRGFADAVMMRSQQLLSAAGETGYLPPHHYDQIFTAHGVIMIFFVAMPLVIGLMNIIVPLQIGARDVAFPYLNNLSFWLFVVGIILTNMSLGLGEFGRTGWLAYPPLSGIEASPGVGVDYWIWALQISGVGTTLTGVNFFATILRMRTPSMPMMKMPVFTWASLCANILIIISFPILTVTIALLTLDRYIGTHFFTNDLGGNVMMYVNLIWAWGHPEVYILILPIFGVFSEVTATFSRKKLFGYTSLVWATVAITILAFVVWLHHFFTMGSGANVNAFFGIATMIISIPTGVKIFNWLFTMYKGRIRFTTPMMWTVGFLITFTVGGMTGVLMAVPGADFILHNSVFLIAHFHNVIIGGVVFGCFAAIGYWFPKATGFTLNELWGKRAFYCWIIGFLMAFLPLYALGFMGMTRRLSQDINPEFFPLLAVAAAGTGVIAMGVVCQFVQIYVSVRDRDQNRDLTGDPWGGRTFEWATSSPPPFYNFAKLPKGDEIDSFWYQKQSGEFDPTQEEAYERIHMPKNTPTGIYVSAWALAFGFAMIWYIWWLAAASLVGIVVTCIQHSYNDDVDYYVEVEEIKAIEAARRAQLEEAKKQSAKGDHSGRGNSADSDNNDNKDDLETTYAS
- the cyoC gene encoding cytochrome o ubiquinol oxidase subunit III: MITTTIKMIWRRRMQANTPSHTYDLAHSHDHHHEAAGNKLFGFWVYLMSDCVLFATLFATYAVLESGSIAGPTGKDIFELPFVFVETMMLLFSSITFGFGMIAMKRKDVTGLKRWIKITFVLGLAFICMEVYEFHHLIAEGYGPQESAFLSAFFTLVGTHGLHVTFGLIWMAVAYHQLSTKGLNDNMSMRFQCLSLFWHFLDIVWICVFTIVYLMGVM
- the cyoD gene encoding cytochrome o ubiquinol oxidase subunit IV is translated as MEQHLDSGATDYVKGFIASLILTIIPFYIVWSHALPSTETYVILFGCALVQIFVHFKYFLHMEAKSSDGRWNLVSLMFTAIVVLILIAGSVWIIYNMNVNMKL
- the cyoE gene encoding heme o synthase — protein: MLKKYLSITKPGIIFGNLISVAAGFFLAAKTEPASAMLLLTTLAGVGLVIASGCVVNNIFDRDIDQKMKRTQNRELVQGNINTDVAFTYALVMLLAGTALLFQFVNPMSAVVVLLGYVFYVFFYTMWYKRNSVYGTLVGSISGAVPPLVGYLGVTNYLSLEAVLLFIMFCLWQMPHSYAIAMFRIQDYRDAGIPVLPVKEGVDKAHKHMKAYVVAFGAVALGLFLLGEAGYEYLAVSAAVCFMWTKVTFRKVDCLNYIQWSKTVFKVSLLVVMSISGVLGLELITLPTLF